In one window of Haloimpatiens sp. FM7315 DNA:
- a CDS encoding ABC transporter permease, translating into MNIFNVLMKELKIQFRDKKAMSIMTIFPIILIVILGTAFSGSFKNTTIISDVKVGYFIEDKGQLTSAMSKFTEEFHNLDIKFNKIESKEEGINNVKNCKYDVFINVNSKNKKIELYKNERYNLTAGLIENIMDIFVDKCNLNMELYRINPVEAGKIISEKEKEPSFISLKTLNGKNSPRAKDYYSITMISLIILYSSLAGTFSIKAESYNNTKNRLFYAPVKKFEVFIGKTMGLTIITFFKFCLYFFSVNIF; encoded by the coding sequence TTGAATATATTTAATGTTTTAATGAAAGAATTGAAAATTCAATTTAGAGACAAAAAAGCAATGAGTATTATGACGATATTTCCTATAATTTTAATAGTAATATTAGGAACTGCTTTTTCAGGTTCATTTAAGAATACAACCATTATTTCTGATGTAAAGGTAGGTTACTTTATTGAAGATAAGGGCCAATTAACTTCGGCTATGAGTAAATTTACTGAAGAATTTCATAACTTAGACATTAAGTTTAATAAGATAGAAAGCAAAGAAGAGGGTATAAATAATGTAAAAAACTGCAAATATGATGTCTTTATAAATGTAAATTCTAAGAATAAAAAAATAGAGTTATATAAAAATGAAAGGTATAATCTTACGGCTGGTTTGATTGAAAACATAATGGATATTTTTGTAGATAAGTGTAATTTAAACATGGAATTATATAGAATTAATCCAGTAGAAGCAGGTAAAATCATAAGTGAAAAAGAAAAAGAACCTTCTTTTATTTCACTTAAAACTTTGAATGGCAAAAATTCGCCAAGAGCTAAAGATTATTATTCTATAACTATGATAAGTTTAATAATATTATATAGCTCATTAGCTGGAACATTTTCAATAAAGGCTGAGAGTTATAACAATACGAAAAATAGATTGTTTTATGCACCAGTAAAGAAATTTGAAGTGTTTATCGGAAAGACTATGGGACTTACTATTATTACTTTTTTCAAATTTTGCTTGTATTTCTTTTCAGTAAATATATTTTAA
- a CDS encoding ABC transporter permease has protein sequence MLVFLFSKYILKTYWGEHILLELIIFLTLIIMSLSIGMAVAFLFKSDEASSAGLNSIIPIFAFLGGAYAPINFKEGSIFMNICKISPLKWTNDGLLKLIYANDTSYVGIAIAINLTIAVILLIFSSLMFRKEEA, from the coding sequence TTGCTTGTATTTCTTTTCAGTAAATATATTTTAAAAACCTACTGGGGCGAACATATTTTACTAGAGTTAATCATATTTTTAACTTTAATAATAATGTCTTTAAGTATTGGAATGGCAGTAGCATTTTTGTTTAAAAGTGATGAAGCTAGTTCAGCAGGGTTAAATTCTATAATACCAATATTTGCTTTTTTAGGTGGAGCTTATGCACCTATTAATTTTAAAGAAGGAAGTATTTTTATGAATATATGTAAAATATCACCTCTTAAGTGGACCAATGATGGGCTCTTAAAGCTAATATATGCTAATGACACTTCATATGTAGGTATAGCTATTGCTATAAATTTAACTATAGCTGTAATTTTACTAATATTTTCTTCTTTAATGTTTAGAAAGGAGGAAGCTTAG